Genomic segment of Micropterus dolomieu isolate WLL.071019.BEF.003 ecotype Adirondacks unplaced genomic scaffold, ASM2129224v1 contig_8739, whole genome shotgun sequence:
GACCCACTGGATCAGCAGGAGGGAGCTCTTCATGATGGACACAGATTACCATCAGAAggaaaatgaacatcatgctgttttgaagaagacttgaaactggCGACAGAGACCATAAAcgcattaggaaagtgtttactgaggtattaAATGTGGTGAGATAAAAttttctcattgactttttTACGATACAACTTTTTAGCAACCAGTGGAGTccgttagaaagaatgcagcctTAAGGCACTTTCACAttattggcttcacttttcagacctggaagTACCCGCTTCTCTCAACCCATCATCAGTGGCAGGATCACTTTGAGACTTAGTTTTTAAgagaaagacttttttttttctttttttctcaaattCCCATCAGTCATTTTCAACTCTTTCAGTGGCAGCCAGAGATGACAGCTATTTTACCTCAAAGCAACACATGATGGACAAAAAAGACAGCAGAAGGGGTGGTGATGACACATGCTGTCACGATTTGGTcttgtctgctttgtgtttctgtgtcttgatccttgttttagtctgtttctctgtcataTTTggagtctgtctgtgttgtcAGTTATTTAGTCAGCTTGGTCTgttctgtgtttagtgttttagtcctgtttgtttctgtttaggTATGTCTTGTCAGTTCAATCTGAAAACGTTTTGCACCAGTTTGCCGCGTTTTtggattgaacgacatgtttccttatAACGTTGTGCAAGGGGCTTCGAGgtatattttcttctttttggtgggcgtgtctcaggtgttacccaGTCAGCTgtgacaagtttgtaaacacaacggtgttaaaaaggcagggaaTTGCATGTGTGGAAATgggtgttcaaggcaccaccgtttccgtcataaaaaaaaacacgttttgctacgttttgtcagtgctgaactcgcccctggtgTTAGTTCATGCCCGGCATCCTGTCTGACTGATTACCCATCTGCGTCAGCTTCATTCTGCCTGCTTGTGTTCCCAGTCTTGATTGCCTTGTGTGTTCTACCTGTTTGCTCTCCCGCACAGGTCGTTTACGAGAGTATAAATGTTTGTCAGTACTGTTCATTCTCTGTCATATCATCATCGTGTCGAGTTTATTCCTGTTGTGGATTTACGTGTTGCACTACAGCCCTTGGACTTTCTTTGATCTGTGATTCTTCAATAAATGTCACAAACTACACGCTAATCTCcggtgtcttgcatttgggtcctaacctgcctctgcacttGGCCCACCATGACACATACCTTTGTTGTGGGAGACTTTGTTGTTTAATTCCTACTGCGACACATCTGCGacatgtgtccctgagaaagacTGACCCtgagttgctccagaggcgtttGCTGATTGTAAGTTCAAAATGAGCCTCATTGTAACGTCAGTGTCTAGTAAAGGGAATTTTACTCTTCGCTAAattgaaaacattgaaaaactcACTAATTCTTCTGTAGAGATCAGTTGTGAGAACAACATACCTCTCACTACAAAACCTTGTGCCAATATTATTATGGGAAGAAGGCAAGCCGGTGGAGGCGGTGTGAAGCTTTTGGCAATGTTCTGCTGGGAGACCTTGGTTTATGTGGATGTTAGTTTTACCACCTATACCTAAGCATGGTTGGGGACCATGTACTCACTTTCATGGAAAACATGGAAAGCAAAAATGGTTCAGGAATGGTTTAAGGAACACAACAAGTTCAAGGTATTTTTGACCTTTGTCCTCCAAATTTCCCAGATTTCCGCATCTGTGGGgtgtgctggacaaacaagttTGATCCATGGAGGCCCCACTTTACAACTTACAGGACTTAAAGGATCTGTTGCTAATGActtggtgccagataccacaTCGGACCAGGACTGTTTTGGCAGAAACCCATTTTTTCTCAGGTTTGTTTAAGATACGAGTACTTCTTTATTTGTCATTCTACAACACTGGGctgcacaaataaatgaaagttGTAGCTCTGTTCACATTTCACGcagaacaaatatttaaaattagaaTAGACATGTTAAAAAGTTATGTATAACGTCAAAGtaattttatttgtcatataCACCTAATAACATGGCATCAGAAAGCATCGCTGTGCCACCACCACGCTTAACTGTGTTCTTATCAGTGCTTCATTCTTCCTCCGGACATACTGCTGTTGCCACCAAGTCTTGCTGCAGGTTTTTTGCAGTGACTCATATGATCTAGTTGCAGCCATTGTTTCCTTTTCTGCAATGTCCAGGTAGTGTACTCTGAACTTGCAAACTATGCTTCCAACGGTGTCTCTAGGAACATTCAGCGCCTTCACTATCTTTTGGTATCCTGTTCCTTGTTTGTGAAGGGCGATGATCTCTTAActtttttgaccattcttttgACTTAGCCATATTTCTAACACGCAGTCCAACACGACACTCAACAAACCCCTAGTTCAGGTATTTCGTGTGTTCCAGCTCAAGCACCCCTGGTGCAACTAATAAAGCCTGTTATTCGTTGCATCAGGTGTGCTGGAGACAACACCTGTTTAGCATATTTGTGCTGTTGAGAATGATTCTATTATAATTTTGAGACTGGAGAAGTCATTACAAGTTGCATTTTCAGGTGAATTTGGGAACAACTTGATGCATTTTTTGTGTTTAGCTATTTCACTtgcttttgtttaatttgttcatTGCAAGTGTGAGAGTGAGTCTGGTAGAGCGTGACCTGATGTTCTGGTAACGCTCTACCAGAAGGCCGCATTGTGAACAGACCATTGTGGTCTTTTATGATGCTTCATGCTTTTCTAAAGCATCGCGTGAGGTCAATGCCTTGCACAGAGAGAAGATGGCATCCGATGACATGCACGGCTGacttgtttgtttctgtacacttataactgaaaaaaagccagtcagcaggatGAGTAAAAGGTGGATTCCAGGTTATCATTCACTTGCTTAACAATCTTTTACAGAGAAAACTTAACAtgtggcaggaaaaacatttcaataacagaccatagactgtataaatggacttaaacattattttaacaaaCTGAAATGCAATATATTTACTATATTTTGAAAGCAGTTAGCAAATGTagaatgctaacatttgctatttTGCACTAAATTGTAGTTCAGAATAAAATATACAATGTTAAATATGCGAAATATGCGATTGATACTGATGGCTCAACAACGTCATGCCAGGAAGCTGCCTAGACCACCCTGTTTGTTGTAAAGTGATTTACGATGACCCAGAAATAACAATAGCTTGTGGAACGCATGCCTGAACGTTTCACATCTACACAGAGGAAGTGGCGAGCAGACCATGTACAAGTGAGGCGTGTGTCAGTCAGCAGCAGGAAAGGATGAAGGTCGCTGTGTTCTGTCTCAGCCTTTGTAAGTAGCATGTTTTCCTCTCTGTGCTTTGACTTAACAGTAGATCTCACAAGAAGTTTTATTGGTTAAAACTCATcagataaaaagaaatgtcctgaatcttctcttctctctctgctgtgtgttttttttcaggtGTGTTTCATTCACGTACCTCATCTGATACCAGAGAAGAAGGTAACCAGCTCGTTACATACGGTcgtttttgtgtgattttgtatgTTCTACTAAAATAAAGAACTATAATAAAGGACAGTAAAAGGAAGCCAGAGTCACAAACCTTTGACATTGAGTTGTTTAAGAAGAGGCCACAGCAGGAAACTGTGGCTTCTATATCCTTCAAAGTAGAGAGTGACATGAGTGACTCTGTGAGATGCAGCTTTATCTTGTTTTAGTTTCTATTATTATGGTTTAGCTCTCACGGCAGCTTCTTATATGTCTGGTCTTCGTGGTTCCACTTTCACAAATGTGCTTCTTTTCctgttaattatatttatttttatttctaatattGTTGAGCTTTGTACTGTTGGTTAGACAAAagaagcattgtgaaggtgtcatttcaggctctgggtaactgtgacggcatttctcactattttcagaattacGAAAATCGATTAAtgtagaaaataatcagcagattaatgtcatggttttgggttttcttgtcttattttctttttcaatgcCTTTTCCcctgtttagttttgtttattcTTATGTCTATTTTCATGTTCAGCTTATTTCCATTATCaccatttctgtttctttccctCAGTTCTTCgtcctgtgtcttagttcattCAAACAGCTTCTCTGTTTtcgttctgtgtcttagttcttagATCTGTTTAATACTTTGTTGTTTCCTGTTTAGATTTTACATctattctgttttctgtttccttcATCCTGGTCAGTTGTCGTTTGTCTTCTTGTCGGTATGTCTTGTCCATGTCTTCATCTGTTTCGGTATTTTAATAGTAGTAGCCCCCTACGTTCACTGCCTGTCTGTATCAAGTAAAATTTTTGTCTGAATGCTATGTCGATttactcactgtgtttcagtgtcgtgctttgtttcctgttttgttttgtagttgtCTGTGACTAGTTTTGATTCCCGTTCTGTTTCATTACCTTGATGTCTTACACCTGTTCTGCTTTCCTGCCCCGCTCGTTTGCTGTTGTATTGTCATGCGTTATGTTGTCTGTAACTCTGTCGGATCTTTTGTTGGCTGTATCTGTGCCTCACTTCAGCCCGCTGAAGTTTTGATTATTGTTTCCGTTCTGAACCCTGGGATTTATTTTTCGTCTCAGCGTttggattttctgtttctgGATATTACTTTTTGGTTACCTTGACTCTGCCACACTTGTTACGTTTTTGTTTCAGTACTCATTCTGCCGGCTctgtgtcttgcatttgggccaTGTTCCTGTCTGCACTTGGCGTAAAACCCTGAcaattaatccataatgaaaataatataatataataagttAGCtaaaaatgagctccacctcaacaattacagcagtaaaatcctgctttctgtttctgcaatACTTTTACGTTTAATACtttcagtacattttcctgatatacttacatacttttacttttacaggacttttacttgtaacagagtatttttacagtgtggtattagtacttttgcttaagtaaaggatctgaatactttgtcCATGACCGAAACCCACTTGAATTATTATTGAAAGGGCAACCTGtttataataacattatttaataaattgtaAAGAAGGTGACGAGCTTGCTGAGCATCCACACATCAGGCAAGTGCTCCTGTTTGTTCACGTCTACAAAGTCTTCTGTTTGCTTAAGTAGCATATAAAAGTCTCACTTTGGCATCATGTGTCTGTTTCTTGCAGCCGCTCTGAGCGTCCTTCCCAACAGATCCCAGTTCTTTCAGTAcgagtctgtctctctgagctgtggTCAGCAAGGAATCTCTTCTGAGTGGAGCGTTAAGAGGAACACATCGAAAGATATAAATGAAGAGTGTTTCAAATTCTGGGGAAGAAAATATGAATCCCACTGCTTCATCGCTGACCTTTACCCATCAGACACTGGAGTGTACTGGTGTGAGTTTGCAGCAGGAGAGCGCAGTGAAGCCGTCAGCATCACAGTGACTCGTGGGTTTAAACATTTACCTCCATACGACCTTTTGTGAGCGACACAAAATGGTTGCTGGCCTCCATAACTACGGAGGCTTACTGTTTCTAATTCTCAAAAGCAGGGGGCATCTAGTTtaagaaggaaataaaaaacCGCAGCATATGTTCGATGACAAAAAACTTCTTGTGGTGAAACAGACTGTCCTCTCTCAGTAGCAAAGGTAGACAGAGCATGATGTTGTTATGAGGCCACATAATGTTTTGACTTGAGTTGTCAAATTATTTTATGGATACCACACTCTACCTTTACTATTTCTTCTGTTTGTATGTCCCACAGTGTGTGCTGTATCAAATGATCGGAGTCAAACAATGCCTCGTACtggcaaaaaaacaatgttataAATGATCATGTGTAGACTCCTTAAAGCTTTGTGAGCTTAAAACGTCCTTccttgtttctgtctgtccctgAGGTGGCTTTGTGATCCTGGAGATTCCTGTCCTTCCTGTGATGGAGGGTGACGATGTGactctgagctgcagaaacAAGATACATCCCTCCAGTCTCACAGCTGATTTCTATAAAGATGGACTTCTCATCAGGAGCAGCTCTACAGGAAACATGACCATCCACAGTGTCTCCGAATCTGATGAAGGATTCTACAAGTGCAAAGTCTCTGGAGATGAATCACCAGACAGCTGGCTGACTGTCAGAGGTGAGATAATAAGTTTCATCTGCTAATAACAAACTGCTTTATTTTCCAACTGAGGCCCATAAATTGAAAAGTTATTTCAGGGGGTGTAATGTGCAGCAAAACAtgcaaaatatttaacaaattatATCACCTCGGCTTAGCTTGCTGACTATTTTCTGATTTGGGGGCACAGTCATCTACAACTGAACATTTAAATTAACCTTAATTTAGTATATAGTATAGAGCCGATAAATAGGCTtgccttccatccatccatcttcaaccaATTATCTGGGGTCAGGATGAaggagcagcagcatcagcagaaGACCCCAAACCTCCATTTCCCAAgtcacattaaccagctctgacggGGGAATCCTGAGGAATTCCCAGACCTATTCCTATTGTGGAAATTTAATCTCTCAACCTAGTCTTGGGTCTTCCCCATGGCCTCGCCCCAGCTCGACATGCCAGGGAACACCTCCCAAGGGAGGAGCCCAGGGTCCATCCTTACCAGATACCCAAAATACTTCACTAGATACTTTTGAAACAAAGGAGCAGCGACTTCGCAGTGACTTCCACCAGAGAAATtatcagcctccagctctgcctctaccAGAGAGGGTGTGTAAGTGGGATTCCTTCCAAGTGTTCCTTCCATCGCCCAATTACTCCCTCAGGAGAGTTCAAAAAAGTCCCACCC
This window contains:
- the LOC123965136 gene encoding Fc receptor-like B; translation: MKVAVFCLSLCVFHSRTSSDTREEAALSVLPNRSQFFQYESVSLSCGQQGISSEWSVKRNTSKDINEECFKFWGRKYESHCFIADLYPSDTGVYWCEFAAGERSEAVSITVTRGFVILEIPVLPVMEGDDVTLSCRNKIHPSSLTADFYKDGLLIRSSSTGNMTIHSVSESDEGFYKCKVSGDESPDSWLTVRVSEPAAPVMPVCRLIHHVVVGTPYLLSTIVLGLIYRDNRRVALQVIAEDRGHHVVMEVE